A part of Arachis hypogaea cultivar Tifrunner chromosome 12, arahy.Tifrunner.gnm2.J5K5, whole genome shotgun sequence genomic DNA contains:
- the LOC112726215 gene encoding O-fucosyltransferase 9, whose amino-acid sequence MHGYSRLGGGARSSSSPPLSPRFRHGRSKGSSCSRGSSKEDTNWMEKLAFLLMSAVFRRRGLLLFAPLLYISGMLLYMGSLSFDVVSIKDGVVVVHKRAPPGSVYRSPQVFEKLWPFMVDEGAQANANATGNALMKSWNLKEHKGWKPCANKSVPQTELPKSNGFLIIEANGGLNQQRLSICDAVAVAGLLNATLVIPIFHLNSVWRDKSNFGDIFDEDFFIETLGNRVHVVRELPSDILQRFNNNISNIVNLRVKAWSSPAHYLQKVLPQLLEMGAIRIAPFSNRLAQDVPSKIQELRCFANFGALRFSESIRTLAESMVNRMVEHSSHSGGKYVSVHLRFEEDMVAFSCCEYDAGEEEKHEMDIARERSWRGKFRRRHRVIKPGVNRVDGRCPLTPLEVGMMLRGMGYDNTTSVYVAAGKIYKAQKYMAPLRQMFPRLQTKNTLATPEELAQFMGYSSRLAALDYTVCLHSEVFVTTQGGNFPHFLMGHRRYIYGGHAKTIKPDKRKLALLFDNPNIRWEVFKQQMKDMLHHSDQKGIELKKPGASLYTFPMPDCMCKQEEARSRNCSSGKCMMF is encoded by the exons ATGCATGGGTACAGTCGCTTGGGTGGAGGAGCACGTTCCAGCAGCTCGCCGCCACTGTCCCCACGTTTCCGCCATGGCCGGAGCAAGGGCAGCAGCTGCAGCAGAGGTTCATCAAAGGAGGACACTAATTGGATGGAGAAATTGGCCTTTCTTCTCATGTCGGCAGTTTTCAGAAGGAGAGGGTTGCTTTTGTTTGCGCCCTTGTTGTATATTTCGGGGATGTTGCTGTACATGGGTTCTTTGAGCTTTGATGTTGTGAGTATAAAAGATGGTGTTGTTGTTGTGCACAAGCGTGCTCCTCCCGGTTCAGTTTATAGAAGTCCTCAGGTCTTTGAAAAGCTATGGCCTTTCATGGTGGATGAGGGTGCTCAAGCCAATGCTAATGCCACTGGAAATGCG TTGATGAAATCATGGAATCTAAAGGAGCATAAAGGGTGGAAGCCTTGTGCTAACAAAAGTGTTCCTCAAACAG aattgcCAAAGTCAAATGGGTTCCTTATAATTGAAGCAAACGGTGGCTTGAATCAGCAACGCCTTTCG ATATGTGATGCTGTTGCTGTTGCTGGACTACTAAATGCAACTCTTGTTATTCCAATATTTCATTTAAACAGTGTGTGGCGAGACAAAAG CAACTTTGGTGACATTTTTGATGAAGATTTCTTCATAGAAACACTTGGAAATCGTGTGCATGTGGTAAGAGAGCTCCCAAGTGACATACTTCAGAGGTTCAATAATAACATAAGTAACATTGTCAATCTTAGAGTTAAAGCTTGGTCTAGTCCTGCTCACTATCTTCAGAAGGTCCTTCCTCAACTATTAGAAATGGG AGCTATTCGCATTGCACCTTTCTCCAACAGATTAGCTCAGGATGTACCCTCAAAAATTCAAGAGCTTAGGTGCTTTGCCAATTTTGGAGCTCTCAGATTTTCAGAATCTATAAGAACACTTGCAGAAAGCATGGTTAATCGGATGGTTGAACATAGCTCCCACAGTGGAGGGAAATATGTTTCTGTGCATCTTCGATTTGAGGAG GATATGGTTGCATTTTCATGCTGTGAGTATGACGCTGGGGAGGAGGAGAAGCATGAAATGGATATTGCTCGCGAAAGGAGTTGGCGAGGCAAATTCAGGAGAAGACATAGGGTAATAAAGCCTGGTGTAAATCGGGTTGATGGAAGATGCCCATTGACTCCTTTGGAG GTGGGAATGATGCTTAGAGGAATGGGTTATGATAATACAACCTCCGTATATGTTGCAGCAGGAAAGATATATAAAGCACAGAAGTACATGGCACCACTCAGACAGATGTTTCCACGATTACAAACCAAGAATACACTGGCTACTCcagaagagcttgctcaattcaTG GGCTACTCTTCTAGGTTGGCTGCTCTTGATTATACCGTTTGCCTACACAGTGAAGTCTTTGTTACAACCCAGGGTGGAAATTTTCCACACTTCTTGATGGGTCACAGACGCTATATATATGGAGGACATGCAAAGACAATTAAACCTGACAAGCGAAAATTGGCTCTACTATTCGATAATCCTAACATAAG GTGGGAAGTTTTCAAACAACAAATGAAAGACATGCTTCATCACAGTGATCAAAAGGGCATCGAGTTGAAAAAGCCTGGTGCTTCTCTTTATACGTTTCCCATGCCAGATTGCATGTGTAAACAGGAAGAAGCAAGAAGTAGAAATTGTAGCTCTGGGAAATGTATGATGTTTTGA
- the LOC112726216 gene encoding (+)-neomenthol dehydrogenase has translation MVSAADSIQRYAVVTGSNKGIGLETVKGLASNGVKVVLTARDEKRGYEAVEKLRRECGFSNELVIFHQLDVTDSSSIASLVKFVKFQFGRLDILVNNAGINGFDSADLIGSIIKWKELNQTYDMAEKCLTTNYYGAKETTEAFLPLLQLSTSPMIVNVSSTAGLLQHISNEWAKGVLDDTENLTEDLIDKVLREFMKDFKEGSLKTKGWPTYLSAYMLSKAAMNSYTRLLARKHPKFCVNCVCPGFVKTDINRNTGILSVENGAASVVRLALLPSGSPSGYFFAMQELSSF, from the exons ATGGTTTCAGCGGCAGATTCCATACAAAG GTATGCAGTAGTTACAGGTTCAAACAAAGGGATAGGGTTGGAAACTGTTAAAGGGTTGGCATCGAATGGTGTGAAGGTTGTTCTGACAGCAAGAGATGAGAAAAGGGGATATGAAGCTGTTGAGAAATTGAGGAGAGAGTGTGGTTTCTCTAACGAACTTGTGATCTTTCACCAGCTTGATGTAACTGATTCTTCTAGCATTGCATCATTGGTGAAATTTGTGAAATTCCAATTTGGAAGACTTGATATCTTG GTGAACAATGCAGGAATCAATGGTTTCGATTCAGCTGATCTTATAGGATCAATAATTAAGTGGAAAGAGCTTAATCAAACTTATGATATGGCTGAAAAATGCTTAACAACAAACTACTATGGTGCTAAAGAAACAACTGAGGCATTTCTTCCTTTGCTTCAGTTATCCACTTCACCTATGATTGTCAATGTTTCTTCCACAGCAGGGTTGTTACAG CACATATCAAATGAATGGGCTAAAGGGGTGCTAGATGACACCGAAAACCTCACAGAAGATCTAATAGACAAGGTACTAAGGGAGTTCATGAAAGATTTCAAAGAAGGTTCATTGAAAACCAAAGGCTGGCCAACCTATCTGTCTGCATATATGCTCTCAAAAGCAGCCATGAATTCTTACACAAGGCTTCTGGCACGGAAGCATCCGAAATTCTGTGTTAATTGTGTCTGTCCAGGTTTTGTAAAAACGGACATTAACCGAAATACCGGAATCTTATCGGTTGAAAATGGTGCTGCTAGTGTTGTTAGATTAGCATTGTTGCCTAGTGGTTCACCTTCTGGCTACTTCTTTGCTATGCAAGAATTgtcaagcttttga